CCGCCCTGCTGGCTAAACAGGTGGCAGAGGAATTAACCATTCCCGTGATAGGCATCGGTGCCGGTAAATATGTGGATGGCCAGGTATTGGTGATGCACGATATGCTGGGCATCAACAAAGAGTTCAAGCCCCGCTTCCTGCGCCGCTACCTGAACCTTTATGACGATATCTTCAAAGCTACCCAGCAATATATCCACGATATCAAAAGCCGGGACTTCCCGAACGATCAGGAACAATATTAAGGCTATAAAACAGGAGTTTTAACATCTTTTAAGGGCTAAAACTCCTGTTTTTACTTATATTCGTTGTTGTGAATACTTTGTTGAACATACAGCTATCACTCCTCTCCTTTCTGCGCAGCACCTGCTCGCATGTGCCCTGAATGCCTGCCTTTTTACCCCCCTTTCCTGACCCATATTCTAAATCTTCAATTTATTATACATGACAACACTGGAAACAGTCTTAAATGGCCTTATGAGCCGTTATAAAGAGCGCGTGCCCGATGTAGGCGCCATTATCAACGCCATGATAAAAGAGGGCGTTATAACCCATGCAAATGACATTGAGAACGATCATATCGCCTTCCGCACCCTGGGTGTGGAACATTTAGGCATTCAATCCCTGGAAAAGATCTTCCTCCATTACGGTTATACCAAAATGGAATACTATAATTTCCCCGAAAAGAAACTGGATGCGTACTGGTATGCTCCCCCTTCCGAGCAATATCCCCGCATCTTCATCTCCGAGCTGCGTGTGAAAGAGTTAAGCCCTGAAGCACAACAGATCATCAAAAGCTACACCAACGAAGTAAAACAGGATCCTGTAAACAACCTGGACCTCGATAACGGTGCAGCCGTAGACACTTTCCTCCACAGCGCCCTCTGGCATACGCCTACTTTGCAGGATTATAAAACCCTTGCTGCTGAAAGCGAATACGCCGCCTGGGTGATCTACAACCGTTATTACCTGAACCACTTCACCGTGAGTGTACATAACCTGAAAGCAGGCTATAACACCGTTGCGGACTTCAACATCTTTTTAGAACGAAATGGTTTTCACCTCAATGATTCCGGGGGGAAGATCAAAACCAGTCCGGATAAAGGTTTGCTCCAAAGCTCTACTGTTGCCCGTATGATAGAAGTTACTTTTGCGAATGAGGAGAAACATGCTATCGCAGGTTCTTATGTGGAGTTTGCAGAGCGCCGTGTATTACCGCAATTTGCGCATCTGCCTGCTGCTGAGATCAAAAGGAAACATCGCAGAGAGGGCTTTGAGGCGAATAATGCGGATAAGATCTTTGAGAGTACTTATTCTACGCAGACGGGGAAGGTGTGAGTGTTGTAAGATATTATTATAGCAAAGCCTCCAGGTTATACAACCTGGAGGCTTTTTAAATACAATGGATTGCATTCAGAATGTGGATAAAAACCACACCCACGTTCGTCATTTTTTGTCATTTCGCAACCCGGGGGCTGCCTGTTTTAAGTATATTGTTAGTTCACCAAACAATCTTTTTTATGGCAGTACAATCTGGGATTTTTAAAGTAACAGGGGCTATCGGCGATGAAGTCGGGTACAACGTAGAAGGCAAACACCGCATGCGGAAAAAAGCAAAAAAGGTCAGGCGGAGCCTGGCTACCATAGAAGCTGCTACCGACTTTGGCTACGCCAGTAAAGCAGGCAAGCTCATCCGCCGCGCAATACGCCAGGGGCTCAACATCCGCACTGATAACAAACTCACCAACCGCCTGAATGCAGCCTTGCTGGAAGTCCTCTATGCCAGCAGCGAACAAAGGGGCAGCAGAGGGTTTAAGCCGGAAGCTCTGGCGGGATTAGCTGGTTTCAGGTTCAATATGCAAACAGAACTGAGCCAGCTGCTGAACTTCCAGCCCAAAGTAAAGCAGGACAAAAACAGCCTCCGCATTGCCCTGCCCGCTTTAACGGCGGAGGATATCCGCCATTATAAGAACACCTCGCATGTAGAGTTCAAAGCCATCGCTGTGGGCCTGAACTTCAACGAAGCGGAATACCAGGAGGCCGTAACCGATAAAGTATTGATCGATTTCCGGAAACCTGCGGAAGCAAAGGAATTAGTACTTCCTTTCAAAGCAGGCAAAGACGAAACGATCGTGGCGTTACAGATAACTGCATACCATGAGTTGAATGGAAAGCTATACAAGGTAGATAACCGTAAATTCTTTGCAGCAGATATCATTGATGTGATACCATCACTGCCGCAGGAAGAAGATGCGAATATTGTACACCACAGCCAGGTGCAGAAGAAGCCGCTCTTTCAACTCCATGGGGACCATACCTGCGTAACACCACAAAAAGAATAAACCAGGGTGAGGCGGGTGACAGGAATTGATGTGAAGTTTTCCTTCCAACAGGAAAAATATGTCCGCCACCTAAATTCAGCACATGATTTGCCCTAAATTTGTATCATGAAACACCTGCTTATACCACAATTGGACTTTCAACACACCAAAGGAGCTGTTATCTCCTTCCATATCCCCCAAATACTCCCTTAACTCCCCCTTCACCTCATCTACACATCCGGTACACCCTCTCTCCACATCAAGTCCACCTTCCACTGGTCTTCCAAATAGCAACCATAGGGCTGACATGGCTTTCATCTTCATAGCACACCCCAAACACAGCAGCAGCAGGCTTCCTGTTCCCATTCTTAATACTCATCCACCACAACCGCCGAAACCAATCCCGCGTACGATGTAGTATTCTCCGCATAAAACGCAATACGCACCTTTCCATCAGCCGGAACCAATACAAAGTCGAAAATAGCAGCATTCCTTCTATTCTGCGTGGCGTTGAATTGCTTTACCTGACCATTCACCCGCACCATATTGTTCCGGGGAGATGAAGTAGCATTGGCAGTTAACAGGATCTTGCAATATTTTCCCGGTGTAAGTCCTGTTACCTCAAGGTTCTCTACCGGCGAATAAGCAACCGTAAAAAATACGCCCCTGAGTGCATCAACAGGCACCACAAATCCCTGACCATCATCTGAGGGTACAGATATACCGTTCAAAGCACTTATAGCCCCATTTGGTGCGTAAGCCGAAGCAGCAATTGTATTAATACCAATCCCTGAAGCGCTGGTGCCGGAACAAACTCCCAGATGCGGATACCCGGTCACATTCACAAAACCGCTCACAGGATTACTTGTATAGCTAAAGTTAAAACTACCCGTTCTCGTAGTGGAGGGGCTGGTAGCTATTATCTGTACATCATCAAATGCCGTTCCGCCCTTATTATCTGTTACCGTACACCTGAAGACATACGTACCGGACGACAAACCGGAGATAATAGTTGATGCAGCATTAGGAGAATTGATAGTAGCATTGCCTCCTGATATTTTCGTCCACAGATAAGTATCTACAGTGCCATCAGGATCGCTTGCAGTAGCAGTTAATATAGGATTCCCGGGCAATGATACCGTCTGATCATATCCGGCATTAACCGTAGGAAATTGATTAACCGGCGACCCATCGCCCGGCAGCTCTTCCACCACAATGGCAGAGATCACACCATACGGAGTACCGTCCTGGTCATGCGCATAGGCTGCGATTTCTACTATCCCATTAGTCGGTACCGGTACCTGGTCAAAAATAGCTGCTTTACTGCTATTCTGAGTAGCATTATACTGTTGTGTCTGTCCATTAACAGTAACTTTTGTTACACGCGGAGAACTAACTGCATTTCCGATCACCAGGATCTTACAGAGTTTGCCAGGCGTAAGCCCTGTAACGTTGAAGTTGGTGGTAGCGCTATGATGACCGGTATAGAAAACATTCGCCAATACTGCCTGGTCCACTGCGAAGTTACCGCCATCATTCACAACAGCCATATTATCCAGTGCAGTATTACCAGTACTGGTAGACCATGCGGAGGTGGCCACGGTATTTAAACCAATGCCTGTAACGGGGTCTGTTCCCGTAAGAACAGCCATGTGCGGATTGCCGAATAAGTTAGTATAGGAAGCAACCGGTTTAGAAGTAAGACTAAAATTGAAACGGGCTGTTCTGGAATTAACAGGACTTGCATTCACCGTTACTGTCACATCATCAGAAGCTTGTAATCCGCTATTATTCGTAACCGTACAGCGGAATACATACGTACCTGCTGTTAAGTTCTGTACTACCGTTGTAGAACTGGTGGAACTCAGAAAGGTAGCGCTGCTGCCCTCAAGTTTTGTCCATTGATAGCTGGTAATGGTACCAACCGGGTCACTGGCAGAAGCACTAAGCTCTAAGGTAGCTGGCAAAGTGATCACTTTATCAGGCCCTGCATTTACAATCGGGTAAGTTCCTGTTACGGTGCCTATTCCCTGCACAATATTACTCCAGTTTGAATAACGGCCATCATACTGGCGGAACCTTACTCTATAGAAGGCATTATCAACAGCGAGATTAAGTGAATTACCGTCCGGCGTATTCACAGTCTGAAAATTTACGAATCCGCCATTCAGCGAACCGGCGCGCTGCACCTCATATCCGGAAACCTGGGTATTGGAAGTATAATATCCAACCAGCACGTCCCGCATGGGAACATACGCAATTAATGCCCCCTGATCATTCAGGTGAGCGCCGTCTCCTGTATGTAAAACAGGGTTGATCCTGTAGGGATTGGCAGGATCTTCCAGCAATTTATATACATATGCGCAACGGCTCCCAAACTGTTTCAGGAGTAATTGGCTGAGGTCTGCCTGCTGAACACGGGCAGCCTGGGCAAAGTCATGCCGTGGAAATCCGCTGAAAACAAACAAAGTGGCACCCGACTTCACACAGGCATCTTCTATTGCTGCAATATTGGCCATTGTTTCCGTCAGCGATGTGGCACCGCCTGCAGGATTATTGGGGTCTGCATCATTACTGGGTGTAACAAGAATGATGATCTTGTTCCCGTCAGTCAGTGCTTTTGTGATATTGTTATTGGCATCTACCCACTGATTAGATCCGTTGGGTAACAGTTGTCTCGTATTATATCCGTTCTGGCAATAATTAGTCACCACGGGGCTACTCGCCACCTGTTCCAGGTAAGTAGTTAACCTTCCTATGATCGAATTCCTGTAAGTACTGGTGAAAGCTCCCTTCCCCTGGCTTCCGCCGATCACACCAACCTTAGGCAGAACGTACAGGTCCTGTGGGCTTTTCCACCATTTTAAACGCTGCTGGGTTGAGTTGATAGCCTGTACAGAAAGACTAAACGGCACAGGGCTCTGTATGGTAGTGCCGGCCCCACTTCCTCTAAAAGCCATCGTATCCTGACCTTTAATAGCAATAGCAGTATCTCCCAGGTTCTCCAGCTGCAAGATCCGGAACTCCGTTCGTCCCCCTCCCATATTTTGTAAAATACCTTTTACATCGCGCGACTGATTTTCAATCACCAGTTCAGCACGCTGGATCTTAATACTGTCTTGCGTTACTTTAAGATTGGATTGAGAAAAGGTTTGCTGTGTTACAAACAACAACACAATACCAATGAGGCTTTTCATCGTCTTCATTTACTCGAACATTTATAGGAATGGCAGATATAAAATAAAGTCCTGACCGGGCTATTCCGATCAGGACTTTTTATTGATTAATTCTCCTGGATGATCAGCGCATTGATGTAAGAAAACTCTCCGTTTGTTGTATGGTCCACCGGTGGATAAACAGCAATCCTTATTACCCCTGATGAATTAGGCACCACACCGGTAACAACCTGCTGTGCAGAAGTATTACCCAATGCATTCTGCAATAATTCAGACCCGCCATTAATGCGCCATGCAGCATAACGTGGGGCTGTAGCAGCAGTACTACGTGAGCCCACCAGTTTTAAGGTGTATGTTTTAGATGGGTTCAGCCCTGTGATCAGCAGGTTATCATTTGTACTGTATTTCAAACTGTAGTTAAACCAGTAACTGTTTAGCGCAATATCAGGTACTATACCTGAATTATTCCCTGTGACCATACCCGCATTATCCGCTGAGTTTACACCGGCAAGGCCCGTCCAGTAAATACTTGTATTACCTCCGTTATTGATGGTCCAGCTTGTAGTTGGGTCTGTAACAGAAATGTTCATTCCCGTTACGGCTCCGTTAACGTTCATCCAACCCGGAATGACAGGCGCCGCTGCATTCGAGAAATAAGCACGTAACGTTTTCAGACCACCATTATCAGGAAGCACTGTTATCGTAGCATCATCACTGTAAGTTGCACCACCTGAAACGGTTACCGTTAAACGGACCTTAAACACACCATTGGTGAGCGCACCTACAGTGGTGTTCGCTGCAGTAGCCGTTCCGAATGTAACTGTATTGGGGCCGCCTTCACCCTGGGGCAGGGTTAGTGGGAATTGGGTAAGCGGCAATTGCGTCCATTGGTAACCCGTGATCGT
This DNA window, taken from Chitinophaga niabensis, encodes the following:
- a CDS encoding PKD domain-containing protein; its protein translation is MKTMKSLIGIVLLFVTQQTFSQSNLKVTQDSIKIQRAELVIENQSRDVKGILQNMGGGRTEFRILQLENLGDTAIAIKGQDTMAFRGSGAGTTIQSPVPFSLSVQAINSTQQRLKWWKSPQDLYVLPKVGVIGGSQGKGAFTSTYRNSIIGRLTTYLEQVASSPVVTNYCQNGYNTRQLLPNGSNQWVDANNNITKALTDGNKIIILVTPSNDADPNNPAGGATSLTETMANIAAIEDACVKSGATLFVFSGFPRHDFAQAARVQQADLSQLLLKQFGSRCAYVYKLLEDPANPYRINPVLHTGDGAHLNDQGALIAYVPMRDVLVGYYTSNTQVSGYEVQRAGSLNGGFVNFQTVNTPDGNSLNLAVDNAFYRVRFRQYDGRYSNWSNIVQGIGTVTGTYPIVNAGPDKVITLPATLELSASASDPVGTITSYQWTKLEGSSATFLSSTSSTTVVQNLTAGTYVFRCTVTNNSGLQASDDVTVTVNASPVNSRTARFNFSLTSKPVASYTNLFGNPHMAVLTGTDPVTGIGLNTVATSAWSTSTGNTALDNMAVVNDGGNFAVDQAVLANVFYTGHHSATTNFNVTGLTPGKLCKILVIGNAVSSPRVTKVTVNGQTQQYNATQNSSKAAIFDQVPVPTNGIVEIAAYAHDQDGTPYGVISAIVVEELPGDGSPVNQFPTVNAGYDQTVSLPGNPILTATASDPDGTVDTYLWTKISGGNATINSPNAASTIISGLSSGTYVFRCTVTDNKGGTAFDDVQIIATSPSTTRTGSFNFSYTSNPVSGFVNVTGYPHLGVCSGTSASGIGINTIAASAYAPNGAISALNGISVPSDDGQGFVVPVDALRGVFFTVAYSPVENLEVTGLTPGKYCKILLTANATSSPRNNMVRVNGQVKQFNATQNRRNAAIFDFVLVPADGKVRIAFYAENTTSYAGLVSAVVVDEY
- a CDS encoding DUF1338 domain-containing protein, whose amino-acid sequence is MTTLETVLNGLMSRYKERVPDVGAIINAMIKEGVITHANDIENDHIAFRTLGVEHLGIQSLEKIFLHYGYTKMEYYNFPEKKLDAYWYAPPSEQYPRIFISELRVKELSPEAQQIIKSYTNEVKQDPVNNLDLDNGAAVDTFLHSALWHTPTLQDYKTLAAESEYAAWVIYNRYYLNHFTVSVHNLKAGYNTVADFNIFLERNGFHLNDSGGKIKTSPDKGLLQSSTVARMIEVTFANEEKHAIAGSYVEFAERRVLPQFAHLPAAEIKRKHRREGFEANNADKIFESTYSTQTGKV